The genomic region TCGCTGTCGCTGCGATCGTTATAAATGTCGTAGGTCAACTCTAACCGTTGCTGTTCGTCAAGGTCTACTCCCACCTTAGCCAGCAAGTTTAAGGTTTCCGTATCGACAATATCGTTGGGTGGGATGCGATTCCCCTCGGCATCAAACCAACTACCATTTGTTTCCAAAGACGTGTTGATCCGGTAGTCTACATTACCTTCATTCCCCGCTAAACCATACTTCAGGGTATAGCCAAAAGATTCTCCTTGTAGTTCGCCCAGATCGGTACGCGCCCCTACGACTAACTCTGACTGAATTCTTTCGTCAGTCGGTTGACGAGTAATAATATTGATGACTCCACCCGTTGCGCCCTGACCGTAAACAGCACTGGGACCGCGCACGACCTCGATCCGCTCGATCGCTGAGGGGTCAATGGCATTGAGTTGGCGATCGAAACCAGCACTCGTATTTTGAACGACTCCATCGATTAAAATCAGCGGCGGACGACCCCGCAGAGTTTGCAGGCGACCAGTCCGGCGGTTTTGGGTCGGCGGACCAAAGCCAGGAACCGCCTGACCGAGAATATCTGGTAAATTCCTGGTAACGGAGGTCTGAGTCTCGATCTGTTCGCGAGTAATAGTCGTGACCGATCGCGGCACGTTTTCTAATAACTCTTCTACGCGACTGGCAGTCACGACAATATCGAGTTCTTCGCCCTCGGCTTGAGTCGCTGGTTGTTCTGCTGGTTTAGGTTGAGCTTCCGGTGTCTGTGGTGCTGGTGCGGGAACTTGACCCGTTTGAGCCGTTGGGGTCAAACTGAAAATCAGTCCTTCTTTACCGCTCTCAAACACCTCAACTTTCGGTGCTGCTGCCGTTCCTGTCACCCTCACCTGAATAGTGTTGTCATTCAGATTCACGACTCTAATCGCAGAAATGCCCTCAGCCGGGTTGTCAGCCTGAAACTCATTGCCCTCTGGTAGGACTAGCTGGGCGTTAGCAACGTTAGAAATTAAGGTAGCGTCCTCGCTAGTAGTGGAAAATTCTAGCTTTTGCGGCGCAGCCGTTTCTAAGATAACTTCCAGCCCCTTATCGGTTGGGATCAACCGTACACCCTTGACTTGTACGATCGCACTAGCTGGTGCTGATGGAGAAGCTTGAGATAGAGACTGTACGGTTTTGTGAGGCTGTTTTACCTCACGCAGACGCACAGCTGAAGAATTTTGTGGCGATCTCGCTTTTGTCGCGACAGGCAGCGATCTCTGATAGGAATATTTAGCAACTTCCTCAGAGGACTTTGGCGATGCCATCGCTGTTGGCATCATACCAACACTGAGCAGTGCTACGCAGGAGAGCAATAAATGCAACTTCATGACTTTACCCCACACCCCATTTACCTAAACTGTTACACCGTATGTCATCACCGAAAACATTGATGACAACTGGGAACGAGTAGGAGTTGTCAACCACACAAAAACTTCACCCACACACAAGCTTGGGAGTAACAACTGTCTTTTCAATCCGGTTTCCTCACGTCTAGTCAATCCACTTAAATCGTTCTCAAATCTAAGTCGATATTATTGCGAATATTTTTTATAAGCTTGAGCAGAATAGAATAATTTGCTGGTCAATGTCAAGTTAGCAACAACTCAAAAACAGCAGATTTTATACATAAATTTGCGATAAATACACCTGTAAGCTGTCCGCATTGTTTTTGAATAATTTCCAGCCTGAAACTAATGTAGAAAATTATTTCCGTTTGTGTTAGTGCGATCGCTGTTGTGATATATGTGCCAAACAGAACCAAGCGGTCACTGAGAACTATGGGCGATCGCGCAACATTTGCTAAAATCTGCTAAAAGCTCGGCGCTTTGCTAGCACTTGACACCAGTATCCGTGAGTTTTATGTTGGCAAAACAGGTGCGAATCTGTGGCAATAAAGCTAAGAGCCTGTGTAGTATTGCTTTAGAGCAGTAAGCAGAGGAAGTAAAGTATTGGCAAGACCAAGTTCGCAGCCTCAACATTTGCGGCAAGTGACTGTCAGCGAAAGACGGTTTCGCTCCCAACCTTTATTGCTCCTAGGATTGTTGGCGGGTCTATCGATCCTCCTACTTTGCCTCATTGTCAGTATTAGCTCTGGAACAACAGAAATCGCTCCCAGCAAAATCTATGCCGCGATCGCCGCCTTTGATGGTTCGCGGGAACACGTCATCGTTCGCACGGTCAGGCTACCGCGATCGCTACTTGCCATCTTAGTTGGTGCTGCCCTTGCTGTTGCTGGAGCTTTGATGCAAGGATTGACACGCAACCCCCTAGCCGAGCCAGGAATTTTAGGGCTAGAGTCAGGCGCTTCATTAGCTGTAGTTATTGCTATTTTGTTCTTCGATCGATCGTTATTCAGTGCCTATGCTGGTTTCGCTTTTCTCGGTGCGGCAGTTTCAGCAGTCGTAGTTTACTCGCTTGGCTCCCTCGGTCGCGGTGGACTCACACCCTTAAATTTGACCGTAGCCGGAGCCGCTATGACATATCTACTCTCCTCGTTCACAACTGCGATTCTCATCCTCAGTCAGCGCACGCTGGATGAAGTCAGGCTGTGGCTAGCTGGGTCGGTTGCTGGCGGAGACTGGAGTGGATTTAGCCAAGCGCTGCCTTATATTTCTGTCGGGTTGGTGCTAGCCTTCGTCTTAGGTAAACAGATTTCGATTCTCAATTTAGGCGAGGATGTCGCAACAGGGCTAGGACAACGCACGGGATTAGTCAAGGCGATCGCTGCTGTGAGTGTCGTGTTACTCGCAGGTAGTTCCGTCGCTATAGCCGGACCCATTGGTTTTGTTGGTCTAGTTGTTCCTCACGTCGTCCGCTTTTTTGTCGGTGTCGATTACCGCTGGTTGCTGCCGTATGCTGCTATCTTTGGCGCAATTTTACTGCTAGTAGCAGACATTGCGGCTCGGTTACTGATTCAGCCGCAGGAATTACCTGTAGGCGTGATGACAGCAATAGTTGGCGCTCCTTTATTTATCTATCTGGCGCGATCGAAGGTGAAACAATGAATAAAAGTTGGCTGGTCTTCCGTTCCAAGACACTACCAATCTCTTTGCGGATCGAGCGGCGCGTACCAGTCGTGCTGTTTTGGTTGGGAATCGTCACTCTTGCGGCGGCGATCGCCAGTGTCGGACAGGGAGAATATCCGATCTCACCCATAGATGTCGTGAAAACTATTCTGGGTTGGGAGACAGGGAACCCGCAACATGCTTTTGTAATTAATACTTTGCGCCTCCCCCGTACTCTAGTCGCGTTGATGGTAGGAGTGGGGTTAGGAATTGCCGGGACTATCCTCCAAGGACTAACACGCAATCCCCTCGCTGACTCAGAAATTTTAGGGTTAAATGCTGGTGCTAGTTTAGCAGCCGTCACCACAATCGTGCTGCTACCGTCGTTACCTTTATTCGCGCTGCCCTTGTCTGCTTTTAGCGGAGCAATGGTTGTTAGTTTGCTGATCTACCTACTGGCATGGGATAAAGGAAGTTCGCCTATCCGGTTGATCCTGGTTGGTGTCGGTCTCAGCGCGATCGCCCGTGCTTTGTCCAGCTTATTAATTACCTTCGGGGAGATCGATAGCGTCACTGAGGCATTGATCTGGCTAGCTGGAAGTGTTTACGGGCGTAGTTGGGAACAAGTTTGGTTCTTGCTACCTTGGTCGATCGTGCTTGTACCATTAGCATTGCTGCTAGCACGGCATTTAAACGCGCTCAGCTTAGGAGATGACATCGCTAGGGGTCTAGGTAGTTCTGTAGAATGGCAGCGCGGCTTGCTACTCCTAATCGCTATAGCTTTGGTTGGTGCTTCGGTTGCCGCAGCTGGCACAATTGCATTTGTCGGTCTGATTGCCCCTCACTTAGGACGACAACTGGTAGGTTCAGCCCATGAAGGTTTGCTACCAACAGCCGCGCTGATGGGGGGAACAATCGTCGTTTTAGCAGACTTATTAGGGCGAGTCCTGTTTGCACCAATTGAGCTTCCTTGTGGCGTAGTGACAGCAGCAGTGGGCGCGCCATACTTTCTGTATTTGTTGGTGCGTCGCCGTCGTCAGTCATAACTGGTAGCAGGGAGTCGGGAGTCGGGAGTCGTCGGGGCGGGTTTAGCGAAAGCTTGACAGATGAGGCAACAAATCTTGGTTCAAAACCCGCCCGTACCGGAGTCGGGAGTCGGGAACTCTCTGCTATACCAGTTGCAAGTGTTGAGTTAGGCACTGAACGATTTGTGCCTGAGCTGAGTCGAGAAAGAAATGGTCGCCTGGGAGCATGTAGAGCGAGAAAGCAGCTGTTGTTTGCTCCGTCCAAGCTTCTAGTTCCTGAATGTTAGTTTCGGCATCCGATAAACCACCAAAAGCCGCGATCGCGCAATCCAACGGTGGCTCGGGTCGATATCTGTATGTTTCCAGCGCCTCAAAATCCGATCGCACTGTTGGTAGTACCAGTTGTAACAGTTCTGTATTTTCTAGTACCGCTGCGGGAGTCCCGTTTAGACGGCGTAGTTCTGCCAAAAAAGCCGGTTCTGGTAGGTTGTAAGTCGGTGGTTTTGGATGTGGAATTTGAGGAGCGCGGCGACCGGAAACAAATAGGTAAACCGGATCGATCCCATACTGTCTGCGTAGTAGACGGGCAAGCTCGAAGCTGACTATAGCACCCATACTATGACCGAATAGAGCAAGCGGCTTATCTAAATCAGGTCGTATAGCGATCGCGATCGCCTCGACAAGGGTATCTAGGCGCGTAAACGGCTTTTCTCTTAGCCGCATTCCCCGTCCAGGTAGTTCTACCGCGCAAACTTCCACACTCGGGGGCAAACTATCTGCCCATCTACGGTAGGTCATAGCTCCACCACCAGCATAGGGCAGGCAGAACAGACGCATTTCCGCCTGAGAATTGGGCTGCGATCGCGCAATCCAGGTGTTAAAGTTCGATGTGGTCGTCATTTTCCTGCCGATCTCGTTGGCTGTTTCACCAGACTATTGCAAATTTATATCACTAACTGTAGGGAGACTATAATAATTTCTCGCTCGCGTCAAGTTGGTACTATTACTCAGTGGTGAATTTCAAAACTGGCGCTGCTACTCAAGCAGTTGAGTTAGGATTAGACCTCTATCTTTGGGTGGTTGTTTGTAGTAAGTTTGGCGAGCTGCCTGTCAAGACTAGAAAGCTATCGATCGCCACAACTGCTCGTAAAAAAATTCGTGAAAAAATTTTCATCTTGATAGCTTGACAATTGCAAAAAAATTGTATTAAGGTCTTGAGAAGGTAATTAAGAATAATTCCTAACTGTTTCGATAACATTCGATTTCAAACAACAGCAGTAGAAATCGTCAGCGCGATAACTTCTTAAGCTTCTCTTCGAGACGCTTCGCGAACGCTAACGCAACCGATCGCTTGATGGCAGAATGTAGCTAAAAGAGGCGATCGCCAATTACGGCTGATTCTACACTGATGGCTCAACAGTAAGTCGCTCTTGCTGTTGAGCCTACTAGCTGTCAAGCTTTCACTTTGCTCAGGTGTTTGTATGGATACTCAAAAAGCGATGGAGACTCTAAAGGCAATACTTACCGACATCGGTATTCCCGAAGAGTCAATACATCGAGATGCATTGCTGCATGAGGATCTACAGCTTGATTCTACTGAAATCGTAGAAATTTCTTTAGGGTTGAAACGACGGTTAGGAATCAATCTGAAGTTGGAATCGCGGCAGGATATGACCATAACTCAAATCTGTAGCGCGATCGAGACAGCAATCCTGAGTTCTACTTCCGTACCATCCGTAACAGAGGAAAGTGCAAGTAAATAGAGAGAAATGGGCATGAAAACCGAGCAACATCACCCTCAGGTGTGGGAATCGATGCAACAAAACCCTGAATGGTTTGGGTGCAAGGGCATTGGTATAGATATCGCACCCATCTCCAGAATTGCCAAATTGATCGATCGCTACGATTCCGACGCATTAAATTTGTTGTTTACTTCAGGCGAAATCGAGCGCTGTCAAGCAGCTAGCGATCCTTACCAGGCTTATGCACTCTGTTTTGCCACCAAAGAAGCTGTGGGGAAAGCTCTAGGCACTGGGTTATCTGGTATTGGTTGGAATGAAATTGAGGCAAACATCACGTCTAAGCGCTTAATCGTTCATTTGGAAGGAGCAGCCAGTCTGCAAGCAGCAAAATTAGGTGTACGGGAATGGCTAGCAACTTGGACTCACTGGGATCGATACGTGCTGGTTCACGTCCTAGCTCAGTAATTGAGAAGTCAGAAGTCAGAAATCAGAAGTCGTAGGGGCGGGGTTTGACCAAAAATTTCGAGTTCTAGCTGTCAATCCCTCTGCTAAACCCGCCCGTACTCCAAGTCAGAAGCAATTCACACATCATTCACTGATAACTGGTCACTGCTTGCTACTCATTTCCAAAGGGGGAAATTCACAGGGAAATTCACAATGGATAGTGTTTTTAAACAATCTAGTATTTTCAACGCTGCGGCTTACTTTGTAGAAGGTAATTTAAAACAGGGACGCGGCGAAAAAGTTGGACTTTACTATCGGGATGAAAAATACACATATAACCAAATACATAATTTTGTTCGCCGCACAGCAAGATTACTGTTAGAGTTGGGTTTGGAGCCAGAAAACCGAATCGCCATTTTGTTGCCAGATACTCCAGAGTTTGTATTTGCCTTTTGGGGCGCGATTTGGCTAGGTGCTGTACCAGTACCAATCAATACTGCTTCTACGATTGAAGATATTCAATATATTTTGCAAGATTCACGCGCCAAAATCTTGTTGACAACCCAAGCTTGGCAGGAGAAATTGACTCCGCTTCAGTCTCAGTGCTTACGCCACGTACTGCTGGTGAATGGGGAAAACTCATTTATGCATTTGCTGCACCAACAAGACGAACTGCTAGCCAGCGCTGAAACGTCTGGAGATGAACCAGCTTTTTGGCTTTACACTTCTGGCAGTACGGGCAAACCAAAAGGAGTCATTCACCTACATCAAAGTATGGGAGTTTGCAGCCAGTACTACGGTAATGCCATTCTGGATTTGCACCAAGATG from Chroococcidiopsis sp. SAG 2025 harbors:
- a CDS encoding acyl carrier protein translates to MDTQKAMETLKAILTDIGIPEESIHRDALLHEDLQLDSTEIVEISLGLKRRLGINLKLESRQDMTITQICSAIETAILSSTSVPSVTEESASK
- a CDS encoding thioesterase II family protein, producing the protein MTTTSNFNTWIARSQPNSQAEMRLFCLPYAGGGAMTYRRWADSLPPSVEVCAVELPGRGMRLREKPFTRLDTLVEAIAIAIRPDLDKPLALFGHSMGAIVSFELARLLRRQYGIDPVYLFVSGRRAPQIPHPKPPTYNLPEPAFLAELRRLNGTPAAVLENTELLQLVLPTVRSDFEALETYRYRPEPPLDCAIAAFGGLSDAETNIQELEAWTEQTTAAFSLYMLPGDHFFLDSAQAQIVQCLTQHLQLV
- a CDS encoding holo-ACP synthase, translating into MKTEQHHPQVWESMQQNPEWFGCKGIGIDIAPISRIAKLIDRYDSDALNLLFTSGEIERCQAASDPYQAYALCFATKEAVGKALGTGLSGIGWNEIEANITSKRLIVHLEGAASLQAAKLGVREWLATWTHWDRYVLVHVLAQ
- a CDS encoding iron ABC transporter permease; this translates as MNKSWLVFRSKTLPISLRIERRVPVVLFWLGIVTLAAAIASVGQGEYPISPIDVVKTILGWETGNPQHAFVINTLRLPRTLVALMVGVGLGIAGTILQGLTRNPLADSEILGLNAGASLAAVTTIVLLPSLPLFALPLSAFSGAMVVSLLIYLLAWDKGSSPIRLILVGVGLSAIARALSSLLITFGEIDSVTEALIWLAGSVYGRSWEQVWFLLPWSIVLVPLALLLARHLNALSLGDDIARGLGSSVEWQRGLLLLIAIALVGASVAAAGTIAFVGLIAPHLGRQLVGSAHEGLLPTAALMGGTIVVLADLLGRVLFAPIELPCGVVTAAVGAPYFLYLLVRRRRQS
- a CDS encoding iron ABC transporter permease, which gives rise to MARPSSQPQHLRQVTVSERRFRSQPLLLLGLLAGLSILLLCLIVSISSGTTEIAPSKIYAAIAAFDGSREHVIVRTVRLPRSLLAILVGAALAVAGALMQGLTRNPLAEPGILGLESGASLAVVIAILFFDRSLFSAYAGFAFLGAAVSAVVVYSLGSLGRGGLTPLNLTVAGAAMTYLLSSFTTAILILSQRTLDEVRLWLAGSVAGGDWSGFSQALPYISVGLVLAFVLGKQISILNLGEDVATGLGQRTGLVKAIAAVSVVLLAGSSVAIAGPIGFVGLVVPHVVRFFVGVDYRWLLPYAAIFGAILLLVADIAARLLIQPQELPVGVMTAIVGAPLFIYLARSKVKQ